One genomic region from Salvia hispanica cultivar TCC Black 2014 chromosome 2, UniMelb_Shisp_WGS_1.0, whole genome shotgun sequence encodes:
- the LOC125208530 gene encoding aldehyde dehydrogenase family 7 member B4-like — translation MIVVKMTKKFGFCIHKFASITHPRRLLSGHASSSSSFSRSSPFIPYYSISHFSSFAEMSFAKREYDFLKEIGLGPRNSGCYVNGGWQGSGPVVSSVNPADNKPIAEVSEASIQDYEEGMEACADATKIWMQIPAPKRGEIVRQIGDALRTKLHHLGRLVSLEMGKILAEGIGEVQEIIDMCDFAVGLSRQLNGSVIPSERPNHMMLEMWNPLGIVGVITAFNFPCAVLGWNACIALVCGNSVVWKGAPTTPLITIAMTKIIAGVFEKNNLPGAIFTVFCGGAEIGQAIAKDPRVPLVSFTGSSKVGLMVQQTVNQRYGKCLLELSGNNAIIVMDDADIELAVRSVLFAAVGTAGQRCTTCRRLLLHESVYEKVLDRLCDVYKQVKVGNPLEKGTLLGPLHTPVSRENFVKGIEKIKSQGGKIICGGGVVESEGNFVQPTIVEISSSAEVVKEELFAPVLHVMKFQTLKEAIEINNSVPQGLSSSIFTRRPEIIFKWIGPQGSDCGIVNVNIPTNGAEIGGAFGGEKATGGGREAGSDSWKQYMRRSTCTINYGSELPLAQGINFG, via the exons atgATTGTCGTTAAAATGACTAAAAAGTTTGGATTTTGCATTCACAAATTTGCTTCCATCACACACCCACGTAGACTTCTAAGCGGGCAcgcctcttcttcctcatcttTCTCCCGTTCGTCACCATTTATACCGTACTATTCCATATCCCACT TTTCGAGTTTTGCAGAAATGAGCTTCGCGAAGAGGGAGTACGACTTCCTGAAGGAAATCGGGCTCGGGCCGCGGAATTCGGGCTGTTATGTCAATGGGGGTTGGCAAGGGAGTGGGCCTGTGGTTTCTTCTGTGAATCCTGCTGATAATAAG CCGATTGCTGAAGTTTCTGAAGCATCCATTCAAGACTATGAGGAAGGAATGGAGGCATGTGCTGATGCTACAAAGATATGGATGCAG ATTCCAGCACCAAAGAGAGGAGAAATCGTAAGGCAAATTGGTGATGCACTGAGAACCAAACTCCATCACCTCGGCCGGCTTGTATCCCTTGAAATGGGAAAAATACTTGCTGAAGGAATCGGGGAGGTTCAG GAAATAATTGATATGTGTGATTTTGCTGTGGGATTAAGTCGTCAGCTGAATGGATCCGTTATTCCCTCTGAAC GACCTAATCACATGATGTTGGAG ATGTGGAATCCCTTAGGGATAGTTGGTGTTATTACAGCCTTCAACTTCCCTTGTGCTGTTCTTG GATGGAATGCGTGCATAGCTCTAGTTTGTGGAAATTCTGTTGTGTG GAAAGGTGCTCCAACCACACCTCTCATCACCATAGCTATGACGAAGATAATCGCTGGAGTATTCGAGAAAAACAATTTACCGGGAGCAATTTTCACAGTATTTTGTGGAGGTGCTGAAATTGGCCAAGCTATAGCAAAAGATCCACGTGTTCCCCTAGTTTCGTTCACCGGGAGTTCAAAG GTGGGTCTAATGGTTCAACAGACTGTGAATCAAAGGTACGGCAAGTGCCTGCTCGAACTAAGTGGTAATAACGCCATTATAGTCATGGATGATGCCGACATTGAACTCGCTGTTCGCTCTGTTCTGTTCGCTGCTGTTGGTACTGCTGGTCAGCGATGCACAACTTGCCGTAGATTG CTTCTTCACGAGAGTGTTTATGAGAAAGTACTTGACCGGTTATGTGATGTCTACAAGCAAGTCAAAGTCGGAAATCCATTAGAGAAAGGTACCTTACTTGGGCCGCTGCACACTCCTGTTTCGAGGGAAAATTTTGTGAAGGGAATCGAGAAAATCAAATCTCAG GGAGGAAAGATTATCTGTGGTGGTGGTGTTGTAGAGTCTGAAGGAAATTTCGTGCAGCCTACGATAGTTGAAATTTCTTCGAGTGCTGAGGTTGTTAAGGAAGAATTGTTTGCTCCTGTTCTCCATGTGATGAAGTTTCAG ACTCTGAAGGAAGCAATCGAAATAAACAATTCCGTGCCCCAAGGCCTGAGTAGTTCCATCTTCACCCGCAGACCTGAAATTATATTCAAATGGATCGG TCCCCAAGGAAGTGATTGTGGTATTGTGAATGTCAACATCCCAACAAACGGCGCTGAAATTGGAGGTGCTTTTGGTGGCGAGAAAGCCACTGGAGGCGGACGTGAAGCTGGAAGCGATTCTTGGAAACAATACATGAGGCGCTCAACTTG CACCATCAACTACGGAAGCGAGCTGCCTCTAGCTCAAGGGATCAACTTCGGGTAG
- the LOC125205097 gene encoding putative late blight resistance protein homolog R1A-10 — translation MAAYAALVSVMNIIDTLNRHPHPPISLHPKQAESLTEKITFLEGFLGIYSPHLPYSKEADPLESSIADAAYAAEYIIESHIVDQIKMDGVRAGPKSLYEALEEVIKDMDLIEKEAKEIKQTLGVQHQLHTKSTPSDSLKSSPIAKESSMVGAEEALLEMKDKLTSDCRDLQIIPIVGMGGSGKTTLAMNIYQDRLIKEHFYVSAWVAISQEYNIQEILVHILRQLNQNVGQTSSEEGLGEILHKNLFGRKYLIILDDMWSIKAWDGIRWFLPDNKNGSRIVVTTRLSNLGSDLSHSKNFEMRLLNWFDSWELLSKIVFGENVCPPELVDICWRIVSGCKGLPLAIVVIGGLLAKSNHTREIWGSIQENLSSIVNSEDDEWCFRILHMSYKQLPVYLKPCFLYMGNFREDKVIRRSLLVELWVAEGILKPISGKSLEEIAKMYLKDLADRNLVLIDKIGTNGEIKSCKIHDLLRDMCLKEVNKERFYHVVRNDPSSTFNPYIKGQRRVFFPR, via the coding sequence ATGGCAGCTTATGCAGCTTTGGTTTCTGTTATGAATATCATAGATACCCTTAACAGACATCCTCACCCTCCCATCTCTCTCCACCCTAAACAGGCTGAGTCTCTCACTGAAAAGATCACTTTCCTTGAAGGTTTTCTTGGAATCTATAGTCCCCATCTCCCCTACAGCAAAGAAGCCGATCCATTGGAGAGTAGCATCGCAGATGCAGCTTATGCAGCTGAATACATAATCGAATCGCATATTGTGGATCAGATCAAAATGGACGGGGTAAGGGCTGGCCCCAAGTCCTTGTACGAAGCACTAGAGGAGGTGATCAAAGACATGGATCTGATCGAGAAAGAAGCCAAGGAAATCAAACAGACTTTGGGCGTCCAACATCAGCTGCACACCAAGTCAACACCTTCAGATTCCTTGAAGTCTTCTCCGATTGCAAAGGAGAGTAGCATGGTGGGTGCTGAGGAGGCCTTGCTTGAAATGAAGGATAAACTCACTTCTGATTGCCGTGATCTACAGATCATTCCCATTGTAGGAATGGGTGGCTCTGGTAAGACTACTCTTGCTATGAACATTTATCAAGACCGTCTTATTAAGGAGCATTTTTATGTTTCCGCTTGGGTTGCCATATCTCAAGAGTATAACATTCAAGAAATCCTCGTACACATTCTTCGTCAGTTAAATCAAAATGTTGGTCAAACATCGAGTGAGGAAGGTTTAGGAGAAATCTTGCATAAAAACTTATTTGGTAGAAAATACTTGATTATACTTGATGATATGTGGAGTATAAAGGCGTGGGATGGGATTAGGTGGTTTTTACCGGATAACAAAAATGGTAGCAGAATAGTGGTAACAACTAGGCTATCAAACCTGGGTTCTGATTTATCCCACTCTAAAAACTTTGAGATGAGACTTTTGAATTGGTTTGATAGTTGGGAGCTTCTCTCCAAAATTGTGTTTGGAGAGAACGTTTGCCCACCAGAATTGGTGGACATCTGTTGGAGAATAGTTTCCGGCTGCAAAGGACTTCCATTGGCGATTGTTGTGATTGGAGGACTTTTGGCCAAATCCAACCATACAAGAGAGATTTGGGGGTCCATACAGGAAAACTTGAGTTCAATAGTGAATTCAGAGGATGATGAATGGTGTTTTAGAATATTACACATGAGCTATAAGCAATTGCCGGTTTATCTGAAACCGTGCTTTCTCTATATGGGGAATTTTCGTGAAGATAAGGTGATACGTAGATCACTGCTCGTTGAATTATGGGTTGCTGAAGGAATTCTCAAACCAATAAGTGGGAAAAGCTTGGAAGAGATAGCCAAAATGTATTTAAAGGATCTTGCCGATAGAAATCTTGTTTTGATTGATAAGATTGGGACTAATGGGGAGATAAAATCCtgcaaaattcatgatttgttGAGAGATATGTGTTTGAAAGAAGTTAATAAGGAAAGGTTTTATCATGTCGTAAGAAATGATCCTTCGAGCACATTTAATCCATACATAAAAGGCCAACGTCGTGTTTTTTTTCCAAGATGA